One genomic segment of Aureimonas sp. AU20 includes these proteins:
- a CDS encoding TonB-dependent siderophore receptor, translating into MGLSETNKRCGNGPAARRHGFSAILKVSTAALAVCAAPAVSLAEEMEAIQLDTVTVTGVGGQGPRSNPPGYVARDSASATKTATPINETPQSISVVTRDNMDDRAVQTVSESLLYSAGVNGQRYGNDPRSDYFTVRGFPADLYLDGLRVPQIANQTGGYAGFRIEPFFLNRVEILRGPSSALFGQANVGGVVNMVSKDPQTEAGGEIYTRIGSHRQKEVGVDLTGPLNADKTLSYRLMGVWRDADTDIYLGRNDHIAVSPVLRWEPDAATNFTIYGAYARDELGQVGAIVPALGSVYPNSRGQRIARDFSDGDPRWATYDKESGYAGYRFEHAFDGGVTIRQNFRYSHLDLAYENLFTRGIARDERTITRLNYAAYPTLDALALDTNGEVRFETGAVSHTLLGGVDLQWQSLDNDTGSANGPTQDLYRPVYDKPYSPPSVTARLQQTQRQAGLYVQDQMEWGRLRVTGGLRHDFVEIDSDSTTLATGVTSTYRQDPGQTTGRLGLAYAFDNGLTPYALYSTSFQPVLTLTDTALKPTTGELIEAGIKFSPDAAPYSVTLSAFEATQQNVVNRTAGVYYQTDEVRVRGVELEATARVFDGLDLVAALSVQDPEISRSKTAANVGNRPYTVPKQQQSLFLSYDVPMPDALPGTLKIGGGVRRIGATAGDDANTFFVPSYVLADAFVRYDVHNWALQVNATNLGDKTYVAGCNISTQCYFGQGRSVVATASVKW; encoded by the coding sequence GTGGGTCTGTCCGAAACCAACAAGCGCTGCGGCAACGGGCCGGCGGCGCGTCGCCACGGGTTTTCCGCGATCCTGAAGGTCTCGACCGCCGCGCTCGCGGTCTGCGCCGCGCCCGCCGTCTCGCTGGCCGAGGAGATGGAAGCGATCCAGCTCGACACCGTGACGGTGACGGGCGTCGGCGGGCAAGGCCCGCGCTCCAATCCCCCCGGCTATGTCGCGCGCGACAGCGCTTCCGCGACCAAGACCGCGACGCCGATCAACGAGACGCCGCAGTCGATCTCCGTCGTCACGCGCGACAACATGGACGACCGGGCGGTGCAGACCGTGTCGGAAAGCCTTCTCTACAGCGCGGGCGTCAACGGGCAGCGCTACGGAAACGACCCGCGCTCGGACTATTTCACCGTGCGCGGATTTCCCGCCGATCTTTATCTCGACGGCTTGCGCGTGCCGCAGATCGCCAACCAGACGGGCGGCTATGCCGGCTTCCGCATCGAGCCCTTCTTCCTGAACCGGGTCGAAATCCTGCGTGGTCCGAGCTCGGCCCTGTTCGGGCAGGCCAATGTCGGCGGCGTCGTCAACATGGTGTCGAAGGACCCGCAGACCGAGGCGGGCGGCGAGATCTACACGCGCATCGGCAGCCACCGGCAGAAGGAGGTCGGCGTCGATCTCACCGGGCCGCTGAACGCCGACAAGACCCTGTCCTATCGCCTCATGGGCGTCTGGCGCGACGCCGACACCGACATCTATCTCGGCCGCAACGACCACATCGCGGTAAGCCCCGTCCTGCGATGGGAGCCGGACGCGGCGACGAATTTCACGATCTACGGGGCCTATGCCCGCGACGAGCTGGGGCAGGTCGGCGCCATCGTGCCGGCGCTCGGCAGCGTGTATCCCAATAGTCGCGGCCAGCGGATCGCGCGCGACTTCTCCGACGGCGATCCGCGCTGGGCGACCTACGACAAGGAGTCGGGCTATGCCGGCTATCGCTTCGAGCATGCGTTCGACGGCGGCGTCACGATCCGCCAGAACTTCCGCTATTCCCATCTCGACCTCGCCTACGAGAATCTCTTCACGCGTGGCATCGCGAGGGACGAGCGCACCATCACGCGGCTGAACTACGCCGCCTATCCCACGCTCGACGCCCTGGCGCTGGACACCAACGGGGAAGTCCGCTTCGAAACGGGCGCGGTGTCCCACACCCTCCTCGGCGGCGTCGATCTGCAATGGCAGAGCCTCGACAACGACACGGGCTCGGCGAACGGTCCGACGCAGGACCTTTATCGCCCCGTCTACGACAAGCCCTACAGCCCGCCGTCCGTGACGGCCCGCCTCCAGCAGACGCAGCGCCAGGCCGGGCTCTATGTCCAGGACCAGATGGAATGGGGGCGCCTGCGCGTGACCGGCGGCCTGCGGCACGACTTCGTCGAGATCGACTCGGATTCCACCACGCTCGCGACGGGCGTCACCTCGACCTATCGCCAGGACCCCGGCCAGACGACCGGCCGTCTCGGGCTCGCCTATGCGTTCGACAACGGGCTGACGCCCTATGCGCTCTACTCGACCTCGTTCCAGCCGGTGCTGACGCTGACCGACACGGCGCTGAAGCCGACGACGGGCGAGCTGATCGAGGCCGGCATCAAGTTCTCGCCCGATGCCGCGCCGTATTCGGTGACCCTTTCGGCCTTCGAGGCGACGCAGCAGAACGTCGTCAACCGCACCGCGGGCGTCTACTATCAGACCGACGAGGTGCGGGTGCGCGGCGTCGAACTGGAGGCGACGGCGCGCGTCTTCGACGGGCTCGATCTCGTGGCGGCCTTGAGCGTTCAGGACCCGGAAATTTCCAGGAGCAAGACGGCCGCCAATGTCGGAAACAGGCCCTACACCGTGCCGAAGCAGCAGCAGAGCCTCTTCCTGTCCTACGACGTTCCCATGCCCGACGCCCTGCCGGGCACATTGAAGATCGGCGGCGGCGTGCGGCGGATCGGCGCCACGGCGGGCGACGATGCCAACACGTTCTTCGTGCCGAGCTATGTCCTGGCCGACGCCT
- a CDS encoding AraC family transcriptional regulator, with amino-acid sequence MSEPARATVTRVTALDLQSAARPVAAMERFYPGAMDFGWHSHRRAQFLHCVQGFMTARVPGTSFIIPSGHGLVIAPDLPHAVKAHGPVRMWSVYAEPEACGEPAWDGARVVQASRLLCACLEALVKEPAEGGSERADHLSALVLGEIAAAEPGRLALPEPAERRIQSLCRELSAQPATDLDIDAWADRLGMSRRTLTRRFRTETGMSFVEWRRRLRVAHVMRLKAEGERLEDIAERVGYRSVSALRAALREALP; translated from the coding sequence GTGAGCGAACCGGCACGGGCGACGGTGACGCGCGTCACCGCGCTCGATCTCCAGAGCGCCGCCCGGCCCGTCGCCGCGATGGAACGGTTCTATCCCGGCGCCATGGATTTCGGCTGGCACAGCCATCGCCGGGCGCAGTTCCTCCATTGCGTGCAGGGCTTCATGACGGCCCGGGTTCCCGGCACGTCCTTCATCATCCCAAGCGGCCACGGTCTCGTCATCGCGCCCGATCTGCCCCATGCGGTGAAGGCGCATGGGCCGGTGCGAATGTGGTCGGTCTATGCCGAGCCGGAGGCATGCGGAGAGCCGGCCTGGGACGGGGCGCGGGTCGTCCAGGCGTCGAGGCTCCTTTGCGCCTGCCTGGAAGCGCTTGTGAAGGAGCCGGCGGAGGGCGGGTCCGAGCGGGCCGACCATCTCTCGGCGCTTGTGCTGGGAGAGATCGCCGCCGCCGAACCGGGGCGCCTGGCGCTTCCCGAGCCCGCCGAGCGGCGCATCCAGAGCCTGTGCCGGGAGCTCTCCGCCCAGCCCGCCACGGATCTCGACATCGACGCCTGGGCGGATCGGCTCGGCATGAGCCGGCGCACCCTGACGCGGCGGTTCCGCACCGAGACGGGCATGAGCTTCGTGGAATGGCGCCGCAGGCTCCGGGTCGCCCATGTCATGCGCCTCAAGGCGGAGGGCGAGCGGCTGGAGGACATCGCGGAACGCGTGGGCTATCGCAGCGTCTCGGCGCTGCGCGCCGCTCTGCGCGAGGCGCTGCCCTAG
- a CDS encoding iron ABC transporter permease, which translates to MKTDISERFEGSAGRERHRAPARHGPKRAALGRRPAAHPWRLLLCCALLVLASCPPALIVGTDLLGWGDLTRLFQPRPGIQQAVLETLRLPRLLVAILIGAALGTAGALMQSVLRNSLAAPDIVGVTSAAQLALVANHLLFSAAVPDLAATSLGGLAGCLLSLAVAGGARVAPARLALAGVAVSLGLGALSSAIVLFADDRASGLVLWSAGFLDQTGWDRLRQVAPGLGLGLVLALLLARSLDIASLGEETAGNLGLGRAVPFLSLGVAVLLSGAAVSLAGPIGFVGLAVPNLARMAVGSRHRHVLPLSAVGGALVLLWADIAAQALGANGALPTGALVACVGAPAMLFLVLRMRGGARQGGGDRAPSPRALLPPARLAALLLALLLCAGLAGLAAGDGWAFANGPFLDTAAMRLPRLLAAAGAGALLGLAGTLLQTLTRNPLAGPETLGILQGAALFSLVAIGFGAVPGSLGFFAATSAGGGVVVLVLAALKAERDPLKLVLCGVALAAGFGALSTLFVVNAQFQMTEALSWLAGSTHGRSLTQAAVPIPFAAILLLVLWLARRSFDVLAQGDETARSLGLAVPATRRLALGAATLATGLAVSTVGAVGFIGLLAPHAVRMLGGSRHGVLLPAAMGMGAAVTMLADAVGRAVLAPYEVPVGIVTALVGVPLFLGILRRSPR; encoded by the coding sequence ATGAAGACAGACATTTCGGAGCGGTTTGAGGGTTCGGCAGGACGCGAGAGACACCGCGCGCCCGCACGGCATGGTCCGAAGCGGGCGGCTCTGGGGCGCCGTCCGGCCGCCCATCCCTGGCGTCTTCTCCTGTGCTGCGCGCTTCTGGTGCTCGCCAGCTGTCCGCCGGCCCTCATCGTCGGCACCGACCTTTTGGGGTGGGGCGATCTCACGCGGCTGTTTCAGCCTCGGCCGGGGATCCAACAGGCCGTTCTGGAGACGCTGCGGCTTCCTCGCCTTCTCGTGGCGATCCTGATCGGCGCGGCGCTCGGCACGGCCGGCGCCCTCATGCAGAGCGTGCTTCGCAACAGTCTGGCCGCGCCCGACATCGTCGGCGTCACCAGCGCCGCGCAGCTGGCGCTCGTCGCCAACCATCTCCTGTTCTCGGCAGCGGTGCCCGACCTGGCGGCGACCTCGCTCGGCGGCCTCGCCGGTTGCCTCCTGTCGCTGGCGGTGGCAGGCGGCGCCCGCGTGGCGCCGGCCCGGCTGGCGCTGGCCGGCGTCGCGGTGTCCCTAGGGCTCGGCGCCCTGTCCTCGGCTATCGTTCTGTTTGCCGACGACCGCGCGTCCGGCCTCGTTCTCTGGAGCGCGGGCTTCCTCGATCAGACCGGCTGGGATCGGCTCCGACAGGTCGCGCCCGGTCTCGGCCTCGGTCTCGTCTTGGCGCTTCTTCTTGCCCGAAGCCTCGACATCGCGAGCCTTGGGGAGGAAACGGCCGGCAATCTCGGGCTCGGCCGCGCCGTTCCTTTCTTGAGCCTCGGCGTCGCCGTCCTCCTGTCGGGCGCGGCGGTCTCGCTGGCGGGGCCGATCGGCTTCGTCGGCTTGGCCGTGCCCAATCTCGCGCGCATGGCGGTGGGGTCGCGGCACCGGCATGTGCTGCCGCTCTCCGCTGTGGGCGGCGCGCTCGTGCTGCTTTGGGCCGATATCGCCGCGCAGGCTCTCGGTGCCAACGGCGCGCTGCCGACCGGGGCGCTCGTCGCCTGCGTCGGCGCGCCCGCCATGCTGTTCCTGGTCTTGCGCATGCGGGGTGGAGCCCGGCAGGGCGGCGGCGATCGCGCCCCGTCGCCCCGGGCGCTTCTGCCTCCTGCCCGGCTGGCCGCGCTTCTCCTGGCTCTTCTTCTGTGCGCCGGCCTCGCCGGGCTGGCGGCGGGGGACGGATGGGCCTTTGCAAACGGCCCTTTCCTCGACACCGCCGCGATGCGACTGCCGAGGCTCCTCGCCGCCGCCGGCGCGGGTGCGCTGCTGGGCCTTGCCGGAACGCTTCTCCAGACGCTGACGCGAAACCCGCTGGCCGGCCCCGAGACGCTCGGCATTCTGCAAGGGGCGGCCTTGTTCAGCCTCGTGGCGATCGGCTTCGGCGCCGTGCCGGGCTCGCTCGGCTTCTTTGCTGCCACCTCGGCGGGCGGCGGCGTGGTGGTTCTCGTGCTCGCCGCGCTGAAGGCCGAGCGAGATCCGCTCAAGCTGGTTCTGTGCGGCGTCGCCCTTGCGGCGGGCTTCGGCGCGCTGTCCACGCTTTTCGTGGTGAACGCGCAGTTCCAGATGACGGAAGCCCTGTCCTGGCTCGCGGGGTCGACGCATGGCCGGAGCCTCACGCAGGCCGCCGTGCCGATCCCCTTCGCCGCGATCCTGCTTCTGGTGCTCTGGCTGGCACGGCGATCCTTCGACGTTCTGGCGCAGGGGGACGAGACGGCCCGCTCCCTCGGCCTCGCCGTTCCCGCCACGCGGCGGCTCGCGCTCGGAGCCGCGACCCTGGCGACGGGGCTTGCGGTCTCGACCGTGGGCGCCGTCGGCTTCATCGGCCTTCTCGCGCCCCATGCGGTGCGCATGCTCGGCGGCTCGAGGCACGGCGTTCTCCTGCCGGCCGCGATGGGAATGGGCGCGGCGGTCACCATGCTGGCCGATGCGGTGGGGCGCGCCGTGCTGGCGCCCTACGAAGTGCCGGTCGGCATCGTGACGGCGCTGGTCGGTGTGCCGCTGTTTCTCGGCATCCTACGCCGCAGCCCTCGCTAG
- a CDS encoding methyl-accepting chemotaxis protein gives MTVLFVAALGTQTYAFLTLRIGGESYERIIAGRDLQADILPPPLFLSEAYRLAFQARFSHDDLDPILKSIKAAHASYAERIAYWSSHELADQLKSALLGPVQATSREFWSVLDSQALPAIKSGDAAGIDTAFGALGQAFSQHAAAVDSLVKASTAYAEAEEQTATETTRLLLIVSSLVSATSLILFLGGLLFFNRKAIAPLRFVSAEIGRFAEGDLRPARSNGARRLSGELQILTERMRANLVKTLQAAQMSASSVSGGSMQSAATAEQLSAGSSEQAAASEQASAAVEEMAGNVRQNADNAAQTEKIAVQANVSAERTGTAVVESMEAMRIIVEKIAIIREIARQTDLLALNAAIEAARAGQHGKGFAVVASEVRKLAERSQEAATEISELSNSTLTRSEEAGEMLSQLVPDIRRTADLVSEISAACREQSVGIEQINQAIQQLDQVTQSNASAANEMAATAEQLSTEAANLSDYVSFFKVAEETAAANSDMSGSETTGTPPGETTAAPASSLRRLAA, from the coding sequence GTGACAGTTCTTTTCGTCGCGGCACTCGGAACGCAGACATACGCATTCCTGACTTTGCGGATCGGCGGCGAGAGCTATGAACGCATCATTGCCGGGCGCGATCTCCAGGCCGACATTCTACCGCCCCCGCTTTTTCTGTCGGAGGCCTATCGGCTGGCGTTTCAGGCGCGATTTTCCCACGACGATCTCGATCCGATCCTGAAGTCGATCAAGGCCGCGCATGCCAGCTACGCGGAACGGATTGCCTATTGGAGTTCGCACGAACTTGCGGACCAGTTGAAGAGCGCGCTGCTCGGGCCAGTCCAGGCCACGTCCCGCGAATTCTGGTCGGTTCTGGACTCTCAGGCTCTGCCCGCCATCAAGTCGGGCGACGCGGCCGGGATCGACACCGCGTTCGGGGCTCTCGGACAAGCGTTCAGCCAGCACGCGGCCGCCGTCGATAGTCTCGTCAAAGCGTCCACCGCCTATGCCGAAGCGGAGGAGCAGACGGCGACGGAGACGACACGCCTGCTTCTCATCGTCTCCAGCCTCGTTTCCGCCACGTCCCTCATTCTCTTCCTGGGCGGCCTCCTTTTCTTCAATCGAAAGGCCATCGCGCCACTGCGCTTCGTCTCCGCCGAGATCGGCCGTTTCGCCGAGGGCGATCTGCGGCCCGCTCGCTCGAACGGCGCGCGGCGCCTGAGCGGCGAGTTGCAGATCCTGACCGAGCGCATGCGCGCCAATCTGGTCAAGACATTGCAGGCCGCGCAGATGTCCGCCTCCAGCGTTTCCGGCGGCTCGATGCAGTCGGCCGCGACGGCCGAGCAATTGTCCGCCGGCTCCAGCGAACAGGCGGCAGCGTCCGAACAGGCCTCCGCCGCCGTGGAAGAGATGGCGGGCAATGTCCGGCAGAACGCCGACAACGCCGCGCAGACCGAGAAGATCGCCGTCCAAGCCAATGTCAGCGCCGAGCGCACCGGCACGGCCGTGGTGGAATCAATGGAAGCGATGCGCATCATCGTGGAGAAGATCGCGATCATCCGCGAGATCGCGCGCCAGACCGATCTTCTCGCCTTGAACGCGGCGATCGAGGCGGCGCGCGCGGGGCAGCACGGCAAGGGCTTCGCCGTGGTCGCCTCCGAAGTGCGGAAGCTGGCCGAACGGAGCCAGGAGGCCGCGACGGAGATCAGCGAGCTCTCGAACTCGACGCTCACACGCTCCGAGGAAGCCGGCGAAATGCTGAGCCAGCTCGTGCCCGACATTCGACGCACGGCCGATCTGGTGAGCGAAATCTCGGCCGCCTGCCGCGAGCAGTCGGTCGGAATCGAGCAGATCAATCAGGCGATCCAGCAGCTGGATCAGGTGACGCAGAGCAATGCCAGCGCGGCCAACGAGATGGCGGCGACGGCCGAGCAGCTCTCCACTGAAGCCGCCAATCTCAGCGACTATGTCAGCTTCTTCAAGGTGGCCGAGGAGACGGCCGCCGCGAACAGCGACATGTCCGGGTCCGAAACCACCGGGACCCCGCCGGGCGAGACAACGGCGGCGCCCGCCTCCTCGCTGCGCCGGCTCGCGGCCTGA
- a CDS encoding SDR family NAD(P)-dependent oxidoreductase, which produces MERAIYPSLHGRSVFVTGGASGIGAEIVGAFAEQEARVGFVDIDGAAGEALVTRWREAGAEVRFERCDVTDIEGLRSGFASLAATLGPAEILVNNAALDDRHDWREVTPERYDRLSAINLRHLFFAIQAVAPGMIARGGGAIVNMGSASWMEGVGGMPVYTSAKAGIHGLTRSFARDLGPHRIRVNTVVPSWVMTERQLTLWASPEGLEAHRARQCLPDLNTPAFVAAMVLFLASDNAAMCTAGWYPVDAGSI; this is translated from the coding sequence ATGGAACGAGCCATCTATCCCAGCCTGCACGGCCGCTCCGTCTTCGTCACGGGCGGGGCGTCCGGCATCGGCGCGGAGATCGTCGGCGCCTTCGCGGAGCAGGAGGCCCGCGTCGGCTTCGTGGATATCGACGGGGCGGCGGGCGAAGCACTCGTGACGCGCTGGCGCGAGGCGGGCGCCGAGGTCCGCTTCGAGCGCTGCGACGTGACCGATATCGAGGGGCTTCGGTCGGGTTTCGCAAGCCTTGCCGCGACGCTCGGCCCGGCCGAAATCCTCGTCAACAATGCCGCGCTGGACGATCGGCACGACTGGCGCGAGGTGACGCCGGAGCGCTACGATCGGCTGTCGGCGATCAATCTGCGCCATCTGTTCTTCGCCATCCAGGCCGTCGCGCCCGGCATGATCGCGCGCGGGGGCGGCGCGATCGTCAATATGGGCTCGGCCTCGTGGATGGAGGGGGTCGGCGGGATGCCGGTCTACACCAGCGCCAAGGCCGGCATCCATGGATTGACACGTTCCTTCGCGCGCGATCTCGGCCCGCATCGCATCCGCGTCAACACGGTGGTGCCGAGCTGGGTCATGACCGAGCGACAGTTGACGCTCTGGGCCAGCCCCGAAGGGCTGGAGGCCCATCGCGCCCGGCAGTGCCTGCCCGATCTGAACACGCCAGCCTTCGTCGCGGCGATGGTTCTGTTTCTGGCGTCCGACAATGCCGCCATGTGCACCGCCGGCTGGTATCCCGTGGATGCCGGCTCGATCTGA
- a CDS encoding SDR family NAD(P)-dependent oxidoreductase, giving the protein MGRFEGQTVFVTGGASGIGRAVVEGFAREGARVAFTYAASGEAAREMVEAAPQGALLAIECDATREEAVTDAVRRANEALGPISVGVANAGGLLRRCKVVDFPLDLWNEVMAVNLTSTFLTARALLPQMIEAGRGALVLMSSLAAHDGGGMGASAYAASKGGVMTFAKALAKEVGGQGIRVNGVAPGLIGTQFHDRFSTREGRDATVARTPLGREGRPEDVAGAVLYLASEEASFLTGEIIEINGGLAMF; this is encoded by the coding sequence ATGGGCAGGTTCGAAGGGCAGACGGTGTTCGTCACGGGCGGCGCGTCCGGCATCGGCCGCGCGGTGGTGGAGGGCTTCGCGCGCGAGGGCGCGCGGGTCGCCTTCACCTACGCCGCGAGCGGCGAGGCGGCGCGAGAGATGGTGGAGGCCGCCCCGCAGGGCGCGCTTCTCGCCATCGAGTGCGACGCGACACGGGAAGAGGCGGTGACGGACGCGGTGCGCCGGGCCAACGAGGCGCTGGGGCCGATCTCGGTCGGCGTCGCCAACGCGGGCGGCCTCCTGCGTCGCTGCAAGGTCGTGGACTTCCCGCTCGATCTTTGGAACGAGGTCATGGCCGTCAATCTGACGAGCACCTTTCTCACCGCCCGCGCGCTGCTTCCGCAGATGATCGAGGCCGGGCGGGGCGCGCTGGTGCTCATGAGCTCGCTCGCCGCCCATGACGGCGGCGGCATGGGCGCCTCGGCCTATGCCGCCTCGAAGGGCGGCGTGATGACCTTCGCCAAGGCGCTGGCCAAGGAGGTTGGCGGGCAAGGCATCCGCGTCAACGGCGTCGCGCCCGGCCTGATCGGCACGCAGTTCCACGACCGGTTCTCGACCCGCGAAGGGCGCGACGCGACGGTGGCGCGCACGCCGCTCGGCCGCGAAGGGCGGCCGGAGGACGTGGCGGGCGCCGTTCTCTACCTCGCGTCGGAGGAGGCCTCGTTCCTGACGGGCGAGATCATCGAGATCAATGGCGGGCTCGCGATGTTCTGA
- a CDS encoding tagatose 1,6-diphosphate aldolase, with translation MTVHPRIEQPASTVDLDPGKLRGLQRITTPDGFFAILALDHLISFKDLLAEDRNTVSYEQAVEAKLELVRHIAPVASAFLLEAQFSLAQVIASRALPGAVGLISSIEGEGFDVVNGERRTRWRQGWTVRKIKMLGADMVKLLWFYRPEAETAEAQRQVVRDLVVDCRAFSIPLVVEPIWYALPGEDTKSAAWAARRVEGIIESAHLAAEFGADMLKVEFPGDVSTPEGRDASVDACRRLDAGMSQPWVILSAGVGYEEFRDQVEVACRAGASGFLGGRSIWQDAAATRDPAQRAEAAAAAAGRLSELTDIARRHGRPYRPELTGSELTRAYPDGWYAGWQEA, from the coding sequence GTGACCGTCCATCCCCGCATCGAGCAGCCTGCCTCCACCGTTGACCTCGATCCCGGAAAGCTGCGCGGCCTGCAGCGGATCACGACGCCGGACGGCTTCTTCGCGATCCTGGCGCTCGACCATCTCATCAGCTTCAAGGACCTTCTGGCCGAGGACCGCAACACCGTGTCCTACGAGCAGGCGGTGGAGGCCAAGCTCGAACTGGTGCGCCACATCGCGCCTGTCGCGAGCGCCTTTCTGCTGGAAGCGCAGTTCAGCTTGGCGCAGGTGATCGCCTCCCGCGCGCTGCCGGGCGCGGTCGGCCTCATCTCCAGCATCGAGGGCGAGGGGTTCGACGTGGTGAACGGCGAGCGGCGCACGCGCTGGCGGCAGGGCTGGACGGTGCGCAAGATCAAGATGCTGGGCGCCGACATGGTGAAGCTGCTCTGGTTCTACCGGCCGGAAGCGGAGACGGCCGAGGCGCAGCGGCAGGTGGTGCGCGATCTCGTGGTGGACTGCCGCGCCTTCTCCATTCCGCTCGTGGTGGAGCCGATCTGGTACGCCCTGCCGGGCGAGGACACCAAGAGCGCCGCCTGGGCCGCGCGCCGCGTGGAAGGCATCATCGAATCCGCCCATCTCGCGGCCGAGTTCGGCGCCGACATGCTGAAGGTGGAGTTTCCCGGCGACGTCTCGACGCCCGAGGGGCGGGACGCGTCGGTCGATGCCTGCCGGCGCCTCGACGCCGGCATGAGCCAGCCCTGGGTCATCCTGTCGGCGGGCGTCGGCTACGAGGAGTTCCGCGATCAGGTCGAGGTCGCCTGCCGGGCGGGCGCGTCGGGCTTCCTGGGCGGGCGCTCGATCTGGCAGGACGCGGCGGCGACGCGCGACCCCGCCCAGCGCGCCGAGGCCGCCGCCGCCGCCGCCGGGCGCCTGTCCGAACTCACCGACATCGCCCGCCGCCATGGCCGCCCCTACCGGCCGGAACTCACCGGCAGCGAGCTCACCCGCGCCTATCCCGACGGCTGGTATGCCGGCTGGCAGGAAGCGTGA
- a CDS encoding ADP-dependent glucokinase/phosphofructokinase, translating into MRSGEADFWRDAYGELALRLPGRAAEAAPVLLGFSAFVDAVVPLHEAAALFAGDAPPGAWALSDELRRRVEDGIGGEIALDWPEGDAWMAESLPHRLRAGGTSLQIANVLALLGTPALLALSDRSPDQLALVHPDVRLAAPGGWRPKHRINVEPGAGKARHWIFETQLGTTIGGVPVRRATRVIVRLAADGPERDAAFEAQSAIFAHAAGAGAISSLVATPDEAIEETLAHVGAQALLWRRAGLPFLHLELADYGARAHLPQRILAALRGSLTSVGMSWSEWCGISGGDLGPELKLFALAHDLERVCVHADEWAAALTRADPARERQALMTGCLLAACRARAGEPVLPDTCPPGAAFTDAGPDQDLGQGWRLVRCPSPYTNRPRSTIGLGDTFLAGCLLVHAAARSPSRHLTPGELA; encoded by the coding sequence ATGCGGAGCGGCGAGGCCGACTTCTGGCGGGACGCCTATGGCGAACTCGCCTTGCGCCTGCCCGGACGGGCGGCGGAGGCCGCGCCGGTGCTGCTCGGCTTTTCCGCCTTCGTGGACGCCGTCGTGCCGCTGCACGAGGCCGCCGCGCTTTTCGCCGGCGATGCGCCCCCCGGCGCCTGGGCCTTGTCGGACGAGCTGCGGCGGCGCGTCGAGGACGGCATCGGCGGCGAGATCGCGCTGGACTGGCCGGAGGGCGACGCCTGGATGGCGGAGAGCCTGCCGCATCGGCTTCGCGCCGGCGGCACCTCGCTGCAGATCGCCAATGTCCTGGCGCTTCTCGGCACCCCGGCGCTGCTGGCGCTCAGTGACCGCTCGCCCGACCAGCTCGCCCTCGTTCACCCCGACGTGCGGCTGGCCGCGCCGGGCGGCTGGCGGCCCAAGCACCGGATCAATGTCGAGCCCGGCGCGGGCAAGGCGCGGCACTGGATCTTCGAAACGCAACTCGGCACCACGATCGGCGGCGTGCCCGTGCGCCGCGCGACGCGGGTCATCGTTCGACTGGCGGCCGACGGGCCGGAGCGCGACGCCGCGTTCGAAGCGCAAAGCGCGATCTTTGCCCATGCGGCGGGCGCGGGGGCCATTTCCAGCCTCGTCGCGACGCCCGACGAGGCGATCGAGGAAACGCTCGCCCATGTCGGGGCGCAGGCGCTTCTCTGGCGCCGGGCGGGGTTGCCCTTCCTGCATCTCGAACTTGCCGACTACGGCGCGCGGGCCCATCTGCCCCAGCGCATCCTCGCGGCCCTGCGGGGCTCGCTGACCTCGGTCGGCATGAGCTGGTCGGAATGGTGCGGCATCAGTGGCGGCGATCTCGGGCCGGAGCTCAAGCTCTTCGCGCTGGCGCACGATCTGGAGCGCGTCTGCGTCCATGCCGACGAGTGGGCCGCCGCGCTGACGCGGGCCGACCCGGCGCGCGAGCGGCAGGCGCTGATGACCGGCTGCCTTCTCGCCGCCTGCCGGGCGCGGGCGGGCGAGCCCGTTCTTCCCGACACCTGCCCGCCGGGCGCGGCCTTCACCGACGCCGGGCCGGACCAGGATCTCGGGCAGGGCTGGCGCCTCGTGCGCTGCCCCAGCCCCTATACCAACCGCCCCCGCAGCACGATCGGGCTCGGCGACACGTTTCTCGCCGGCTGCCTGCTCGTCCACGCGGCGGCGCGCTCCCCATCCCGACACTTGACCCCAGGAGAACTCGCGTGA